The segment TTAAGACAGAAGTATTTCACTTCACAagataatttatcaactttccTGAACCGTCAATTTTCATAAAGCCAGTGTGGCTAACAAAAGGTAAAGATATCCTAGAAACAGAACAtgaaattaatatgtcaatatCAATACATGGTGTTATTCTCGCAAGTGTCAGAATTGGGGTGTCCAAGGTGAGGAAACTTGATGCAGATTGATCCACGCAGTAACTGACTATAATCAAGTAATGGTGGCCAGGGCTTTTGTGTTTTGGCTTCTGTTCAAGGCATTTTTTTcagaaattaaaatgaaaagcTTGCTGAGATTTATACATAGAAaggaaatttggggattttagTGTTAAGATAGCCAGGGCAAAAGTAGTATTCGGTTTTAAGATCATAAGGCAAGACttaagaaatgaaatttgaGTTGCAGGAAGGATGATTGTGTGTGTAACAGAGTGCTGAAATCAAATAATGGTGGGTTATGAATTCAGTTTTTTAGGCCTTAAGGAGGGGAAGGAGGAAATAGGCTTTTGGATGAGATAAACATCAGATTGGTATGGCTTAGGGCATCTTATTAGCCGAACTTAGAAGGAAAAGCTTGCTGAAGTTTCTACACAGCAAGGGAAATTGAGGATTTTAGTGTTAAGGAATTGGGGTAAGAGTGACATTAggatttatgattaaaaaaggtGCAGTCTTAAGGAATAAAATCAGGGTTTGAGGAAGGATGGTTCTTCGCGTGTACAGAGTGCATACCAAACAATggaagtaaattaaaaaaaaaaaaatagataaaccTTGAATTTAATTAAAGGCTCCTAAGAATCTCAactatgaaagaaattaatGGACTCCCACCAATAAATGAGTGCAAACTCTGCagagatttttatttgttttttggataaataaagaaaatgtattATAGATAAAGGAGGGTATACAGGATGTATGTAgagatttttatttgttgaatttatttttaattaaaattcttgGATTACCACTACCtttcttgcttatttaaaaagtatattaCAAAATCCcactaactaaaaaaaatgaactctCTCAAAATAAGAAGCTTCTTTAAGCAAGGCTCAGGAAACAATAACAATGATTAGCTCCAAAATTCTAATCCTACTTTGATTTAGAaacttttattagaaaataaaaaataaataaatctaatgTCTAAAGAAGACATTATTGGAGGTTGGGTCAGTCAAGGAAGAGTTTCGTTAAATAATTGAGCTTAAGAAGAAAGCCATCATGTTCAAGACGAATAAGGAATATTGAGTTAGTTTATTTCAGTACTAATAAATGCATAATTTCAAGAACTATGGCACCTCATAATCTCCAATAGAAATGCAGAGGTGTTCTTAGTTCTTAACTTTTTTCTATCTACACTTTAGCCTGGTTTCTAGTACAAGTAATAATCTAGGATGAAACacaacatgggttttccttttctccaaaACAAATTAATCCATTGTACATCTAATTCATAGGAGTGTAAGAAATTTCTACCAAACAGAACAAGATTCTATTAAAATCAACATTAACAACAAAACAATAACGGGAATgacaatattaataaaaaaatgtatggaATGACCTCTTGTGCTTgctgtttctctctctcttcaagTATTTTCTCTAAGCTTTCTTTCTCCCCCTCCAACCTTGCCACCATATTCTCGCGTTCTTTGATTGCCGCAACAGCTTTAGCTGCCTGTTTCTCGGCCAGAATCTGctttcttctccttttcctttcctcCCTGATGCGTTCACTTTCTGAGTCAGACGAGGAAGCAGAGTCTGTATCTGAATCAGACCTTTCATCACTTACAGAAGTAGTTCCTTTCAACTCAAGAGAGACTGAACTCCCAAGCCAGCATTTGACTCCCCTAACCTTTTCTGCTCATCATTGATGCCTTATTCATATCAGGTATCCTATCACCTCTTTCAGCCACCAATTTTGTTTCCAAAGGATGATTTTTATCAACCGAATGCCCCTTAGATATAATCCTCCTTCCATCCTCAACACTCCTTTCTGGATTCGCGTCATCTCTCACCGCCATCACAAGTTCCGATTCTTGTGCTTCCACATACTTACCATCATTTCGCAACTCAGCCCTCGATGTTCTATCCACTGAGTCTGAACGTCCCAACTCTTTCTCATCACTCAATTTCCTATCCAATCCACCTGCATTCTCTCTATTTCCTGGTCCAACATCAGACCTTCGCTGAGGCTTCGAAGCACTATTATTACTCCTATAATTCCTCTTCGCTTCCAGTCCTGACAAATTCAAACCTGAACTCGCCTGCCTCCGCCCATCTTTCCGCAGACCACGAATCCCAGACGTTCCATTAGTCCGATTCGCCCCAAATGGGGTCTCTTGATTGGCGTGCTGAGGAGTTCAGTCCAGTCACTGTCCGTAAGATTAGACCTAGGGCTCGAAAAAGGTTTTGATGGACTCGTAACCTCTTTGTCCCGATCTTGACTATTAAGCACATTGACATTGGGATCGCTGTGCAATTTCCCCTGGAAATCATAgctttcttgtgtttttttcttcaGCTGATCTTTCAGAGGCAGAACCCCTCCAGATTTTTGCGGGAATCttctcatcaagttcatctgATTGCGGCCTCTCGTTCTTCCCCAGAGACTCTGCCGCTTGCTGATCGATCTGAACGGTCAACTCAACACACTCAATGAATcaatttaaagagaaaacaaagacagatccatttcaaaaattacaaCCCTAGATTTCCATTTTAgccaaatttttattaattgattttctCGATTATTCTTGGGACCAAACAAGAaactgaaaaaacaaaaatggtaaCAGAAGAAATTGAAATTGCCTGTTGAAGTAAGGTTTCTGCAACTTTGAGCTTCGATGATATCCATCCAGCCATGGCCGTCCGATTCAACAGTCCTCGAGATGCGTATCGGATGTGAGCACTAGTCGCTCATGGCGCATTTTAGCGCTTGATGCAGTGCAGTTGTGAGTTGATAACGGAAGATGGAGGAGGAAGACCATGGAAATTAATGCTAGAATAACATAACAGTGCAACAATTCTTCGTCACAGACGCATATACAACATTGATCTTTGTGGTGAGATAATATCCGTACTGTGGCTTTGGTGGAGAGGAGCGATGATAACTGCACGGCAAGAAATTTATTTACGATTATGACCTTCCAACGAACAGCATTACTCGGGGTGTTTGGTTGCAATGATTACTCAAGTCGTAAATGGGACGAGGGATAGCCCTCTCTGAATAGTAGTTTTGCCTATTTTTTTCAGGGTTAAGATGGTCAAATTTTGTTGCCTAGCTTTGTGAAagtctttttcatttctttggtTTAATATAAGGAATTATCTATCTTATTTGTGTTTAAATtcaagttaatattttttttttatcaaaattagaaCTAAGTTaggtttttctttaataaaattaacttacatCATTTCAATTTCGGACCAACTCAATTGATTAAGTTTTTTCTTTGGAtagatttgatttgaaattttaccTAATTGCTTAAGTTTAGTTCGATTTTGAAGTAATAACTTTTTCTAATTAAGCTAACTATAACCAAtattgtgatgtcccacatcggataggggagaatgttttaaagccgtgagggttCCCTTGGGCCCAAACCACCCCTggtaaggggtgtttgtttgtttggccccgcaatctcATGGGACACAATAAGGaagttgtgtctgcatgggggtgTTTGTAATGTCTCATATCGGTTAACTAAGTAGATTtaaaacaatatctacacagttgGGTACGGTCGTTACAAATATGACCCTTcatatgacttttttttattgtactaTTTTTATGCCATTTAGATTAGTGTGTCtaaattcctaattttttttttctttaaggcCTTATTTGTTACatattccaataattttaaaaatatacttgtgaaattttataatttaagagTCCAAAAGTTACATTTGTGAttgaaaaaagataaatattttataaattttgaaaacctagctcttgaaatgatttttttttttaaatgaaagctCAAAAGCcccaataaataatattatatattatatataattgggctTACAATCAATCTAACCTAACCAAATACattatggttatgtttggtaATGGAAAATTTAAGTATGATTacgaggaaaataaaataaaatggaaaagtaaaaaaggaaataaaaaataaaaataaatttaaaatcaataaatcaattttatatatttttcaaactcatttcacttattttccttaattatataAGGATTAgatgattttaaaatacataaattttaaactaatttcaattatgtttaattttttatttttcatgataatagtaatagtaagtctgagaaaaataaaaaatatgcctTAATGAActacaatatttaattttctgcTTCTATTGTAACCAATTCATGCTAAAACAAttcctttaattatttatatgtcCAAACAGATAAAGAAATATAACATTTTGATATGCTTTCTTGATGTTAAGAATATAAAcgtattattaataaaatataatccaTAACAAGATACGTTGTAAAGTGAAACAatattctcctttttctttgcacgattttattcattttgtatgATCATGAAAGAATAAACATATAAAAGAGATTTGAAAGAAAGATAAGACACATGGATATTGTCAAATTTGAATCCAAAATTAGCTCTTAAGCttttatgagaaataaaaatacattcatCTTGAGCAACAACTTGATTGTTTAGTCGCAGATACTTCATGATCAACATGAATTATTTCTTCCCAATTATAAGAGGTTTGACCGGTTCATTGAGCTTTGCTTCTAAGTTTTTTTGACTAGTAACTTCATGGATTTTAGTAATCATATGAAGAAATGCCTCTTCCACATTCAAATTCTCTAAAGCCGATGTTTCCATGAAGCATAAGCCTTCCGTTTCTGCTAGGGTTTTTCCTTCTTCCTCATCAACTTCTCGAGAATGACCTAAATCCGATTTATTTCCAACTAGAACAATCACCATGTCAGGTTTACCAAAATCTCTCAGCTCACGtaaccatttttcaaattttcaaacgtCGCACGTCGTGTTATGTCGTATACTAACAGGGCACACAAGAGCTCCACGATAATATGAGCTTGGTGATGGCTCTAAACCTGTAATCAAATTACATTTACATATGAAAAGGAAAGATCTAACTTAAATATCCACATATCACAAACATTCTAACTTTATTCAAGTACTAATTTCTTTGCTATATACCTTACAAAGCTCAATGACAAAAAATagctaaattaaaaaaaaatacttaaattaaataatatttgtttaaacaTATCAACAACTATTTAGATGACATttactatttcttttttctttttttttctcatgggTTGCATGGGGTACTAATCACCATCTTTATAgacaacttattttattttaatttttctatgtaAAAGTTGTCTAAGTGGGAGGAAAATGATGttcaattaaagttaaaattatctaaaataacCCTAgatatactctttttttttttttttaccagaTTTTGTTTAATCTAGTATCATACGAattcttatttttgttattgataaaatccaataaatttatttaattttcatatcaatgaattaaaataaataaaatgaatttgaaataataaataaaaataatttattgagttttaatttattttttctttccttctacttttcttttgtattttctttcttacatttttcctcaaatttcctagaaatcaaacatagtctaaaagtatatgataaaaattaagattattgaatgaaatataaatatatgagagcaaatataaatgaacaaaatcaatatataaaagaataagataaaaatataaaataatggtaTCAACCTTAAGCACAAAACAATAACAACTAAAGCCTCGCCTCCTATCCTAATTACTTGAGGCattccttaatatttttgtgtGGGTTGAAGGCATTAGTGAAGGGTTGTGACTTGTGCATGTGGAGCCTCATGAAATGTCTTAAGCTTGGCAGGAAGTGGGGGAGTCTCCTACTTCAATTTAAGAAATGAGACAACTGATGTGATGAAATAGAGTACCACATGGCTATGGGAGTGTACATGAGACAAATGAATTTTGTAAGAcaatgaattttgtttttctttatggttgttttctttattttgtttttctttatggTTGTTTTCTTTATGTAccataaagaaaacaaaatgaatttaacATGGTTACCCTaatacaatattttcaaattaaacctATCACCCTTTTTGTCCCCATTTTATGTAGGCTCTAttactaatttaaatttaaaagaatcgATATTATTCGAATTTTataccaaattttttatatatgagtcACAAAGGTCATGTTTggaactattattaaaaatagttttaaatgagagattttttttccaatttaaaaagtcacatttaataaattttcactaaaacagttttttaagaatttattttagaaGTTGTTTATGTGAACCAAATTTAAGACATTTTTAGATGTTTCTTTTTAAATTGCTtggaaaacaattgaaattatgtaaaatcatttaagaaattttcatgagtttccaaaaaacattttttatctCAAAATTGTTAGAAAGATTtgttttcaaaagttatttttgaaaacattactAACTAGACTCTCTCAAATATCTAAAAACTGGTTGGATTAAGAAACGATTCTCTAAGactcaattaaaaatattttgtagttTTCTTATTTGTATCAACATTTAGAACCTTCTGCTTACCCTAAAATCAGGTTTAATTTACATTACGAATTATTTGAACCTAACCTAAATTGATTTCAAGTTGAATATGTTTTACATTAAGAATGATCTGATTGATCAAATTTATTGCATAATCCTACTCAACCAAATCCAACTAAATTAAACCACCAATTATTACAATAATTCCCATTATGTTGTCATTTTACACCATCACCTTAGTTGAATCATAAAATTAACTTCCAATAACTTTCAATCATACTCATCAAACTCCATGCTTCCTCCTCAAAGATCTTTAAAATCCTTTATTTTTCGTAACTCAAAGacatataaaaattgaatcacATTGGAAAGTAACAAAAAAGCCCTTTTGCTTGGAAGTTGAAAATACTAATAGTTGTAGCACAAATGGGACACATGAAGAACATAGGAACTACCAAATTAAATTACTATGAGAAGacaaaatgaagagaaaatgaacTTTTTTCTAATGCTTCCTTGTGACATAAACAAACAAGACACAAAGTTAAAGCATATAAGCATGGAAGAAAAAGAGGCCCAACTATCTTTTCTTGTGGAGGAGTGCTTCGCTTTATGGaatatttaattgtttattcTTCTCGTGAACCCCTTTTTAGagataattttcatttttcaaatcatATGAATTGGATTAAGGACAAGAGTCATCACATTCTTGGGTCCCACACTATGACTCCATAGTCTCCATGATACCTGTCTTTGCTAAAGTCTTTTGTTTAGTTTCAAAGTTGATAATGTTCATCAAGAAAGCATATAAAGTTTGTACCATTTTGTTAATTCAtgcttcttttttccttctaaagCTTGAGGATATTAATACTTTAATAATGTgcttgataataataaataataataaaaaaaagtagtgAATATAGAGGTGAATTAGGAAAGGAATATTCTAACAAAagtggattttaatttttataagaataggAAGTATGaaaggtgtttttaaaaattgtttttatttttttatttttaaaaataagtttaaaaaatatagtcaaattgaccttttatttttttaaatgataaaaaaaaattttacttattatttaaaaattattatctacttcattttatttataaaaaataacgataaaataatgttaaaaaattttaacagtaattttttgtttttaaaaataaaaaactatttttaaaatatatgaccATGCTCTAAATGATCCAAATACTCGAATattaaatattcataatattgattttatgaCTTTTGGGCATTTTAGATATactacttttaatatttaattgaattagattaaattaatattatatatatatatatacacataaaGGGATTTAATTACATaagtttcttttattaataatcaattttaattttatgttcttcCAAGATTAGGCATTTTTAtccatgaataaaaaatttaaattatattatatagagAAATTAGAAAGATTACCTATGGGTttgtttatagtttttttaatatatatatcacttatatttcaatttcatttatatttataaagtaataaatGAGGCGTTCCTATCTAAATCCCACCCAAAAGAACAAAACCATTATTTAATTCCAAtaatatttctttccttccaattCAATAATGATAAAAACACTAAACCCTTCACATAATTCAAACTTTGAAATGGAGGAGGACCCAGTCTCAATAAAATCtcaccaactttttttttttttgtctaaagtGCTTGACAACCCAATTAAAAGACCAAAAATGAGCAccatattattatgaaattatcaaaattaatcaattatctcCCTAATATGTGCTTTGTACTGTGTATAACTCTCTATGATCATATAAAGGATGAAGACCCTAATCATATAAGCCACTTTTGTATCTCTACAACATCAAGATCAAGTAGAATAAAGCTGAAGgaagaaggaaggaaggaaggaaggaagaagaaggaagCATACCGTTCTTGGCCAGCAGTGTCCCAAATCTGAGCCTTGATGAGCTTGTCTCCGACCTTGATATTCCGGTAAGCGAATTCGACTCCGATGGTGGGCTTGGAATCTAATCGGAATTCATCCGGGAGAATCTGGACAGAAGATTAGATTTTCCAACTGCAGAGTCCCCAATTAGAACAGCCTTGAAGAGGTAATCACACTCATCATCGAAAGAATCTGCAGCCATGTATGTAAACAACGGTATATATacttgggtttttctttcttcttctttggtcTCTGAGGAAGGAGACGAAGaaggaggaaaaatggaagaagagaaTAGGTTGGAGAAAAGAGGAAGATGGGCATGGTGGTATATgtataaaattcaaaagaagaagTAGAACAGGAATGGTATTTCGGTGTTTGGCTTTGGAGGTATTGATTGATCACATGTGATAAAGACATGATGGGTGTTCCTTGGACTTTGAAGTTTTTACAAATTGATATGATCAAGCTGAAAAGCCAACCTCTACTCCATTATTGATGACTTCCCTCCCCAGCACTGTCCAATCATATTCCTCCACATGTCATGGTCCTACcataattttaacattttcacaaaagcatatatattttatttttaaaatgataccACCATTAAGGATGGTAATTCTTGTTGGCCCATCCTTAGTTTCGTGTCAAAGCTTAAATATTCTACTATATAATCCAatcaaaactcaaataataatcataaaaagacACACACTTAAAtattatctaattattaaataggtaacACATAGTATATATgtctaaataaattaaatatagcATAATTAACtcatttaatctatttaataattaggttgaGTTAAATCTTGTAcatatctatatgattaatgtctcaatcaaatatatttatgaatCAATTAACTaatgtatttaaaaacaaatttaaaatgagtttaaataatttaaatatatagttAGATTAATTACGAGATTATTAAATGGATCAAATCGTGGAATGTAGATTAATccaaaaattacttatttattatatgGGTTATATTGGTCAATACAAATTTAGTTTAAACTCATTTATACATAACTTAATTTTGCTAAAAGAAACGTGTTTATATTCATATCATATTAACAAATCATGTcgaactttattttctttaaccaTCACCTCACTTTTCACCCCTCTAAGTGGTATTTCCCTTTCATAATTATCCATGTTTTTctcttaaacttaattttttaaaatcaaatgaacCCGATACATTTTCTATTGAAAGGTGATTTGACTTCTTCCACTTAAATGACATTTTATTTTGTAGCTTTTTAGCTCTCACTAGATTggatcttaaattttttaaaaagagagtACTATTTGATATTgtaaagttttattaatttttttataaattaaaataggaattattaatattcatatcaagtttcttgataaaattatttacataaggATAAAACTCttattaagtttttaaaaaaattcttttacctTATAAacataaatctaaataaaaattatgatggAATAAGAAGAAGTCAAAGTAATTAGGTTTTTTTCACATGCTTATGTGGCATTTCTTGATTGGGTATTCCTCAATTctatataacaaaaaaactagGTTATCAagatttagtttaattaagtGCCTTAAAATTATAGTAAGCTAATAATGGTTTTGTGTGTGGGTTTGACAAGTAGTTGGTGATTGGGATATATGTTTGGTAATGAACTTCGAAGTAGTACCAAAAGAAAGCAactaccttttattttatttatgtatttatttatttattttattgcttCAAAAATAAGCAAGGGCACACAATATTCGACAACCCACACTATTGGTTcctttcttaaaaagaaaaaataatgcataataaaagggagaaaaaaaatattcatattttgtaaatatttgtaattagtttttttttattaaatttggtaaAGAAAGAgatattcaatatttaattaagcacttaaaatttttgaatttacaaaaaaaaaaaaaaggtccatCTTAAGGGTTAACTTCTTGGACAGAAAAACATTGATGGGATCACAAGTTTTGTTGAGAATTTCCTCCTAATTCCCTTTCCTTTTCCTCAAAACAAACAGACAGTGGTTAAGGATTATTGGGAAAGCAACTTAGTGGTTAAGGATTAAGTATATGAAAGAAGGTATTCTGGGATTAACCCCACAAGAGACTTTTGGAAACTTATGTGGGACCATTTCCATTCACATTATAATGTTGACTGCCTTGCAAAGCGATTAAGATAACAATAATgatgggtttttttatttttttatttttttctttttataaacaAAAGGATAAGGTGAGAATGTTGCCTGTGATGCatccatttttattaaaaagtaattatgaTGTTTTGGGTCATCATATGAACACCTATAAAAAGACacggaatttttgaaaaattacaaatCAAGTTTGTTTGGTTAGATGTACCAAAAAGATATCGGATATCAAAAGGAGGGTAAATTAAATTGGATATTGATCTCTTTTACAAATCAAGTTTGTTTGGTTAGATGTACCAAAAAGGATGGTAAATTGAATCGGATATTAATCTCTTTTACAAATCAAGTTTGTTTGGTTAGATGTACCAAAAGTTACCGGACACCAAAAGGAGGGTAATTTGATTGGATATTGGTCTCTTTTACTaatctcaataattttttattaatttcaataaattttagtgcaaataataataataataataaaacaatataatataagcaaaataaataaaaatagcatCAGGCAAATACAGTTTTCATAGTGATTTAATAGTTATTTAGGTTGATGGGTCACTTGCTTTTATTTGAATCTGAAGAGTTCCTTACATTATACTTAAGTTTTCAATTCTTTTACACTTGAATTCAATActctaatatatttttacaagCCTCGAGGAATGTTTCAAATTTTAACACAAACCCTCGAGGAATATTTCAGATTTCAACACAACCCTCGGTTCTGTTTGATTCTTAGAAAgtaccaaggaaaaaaaatgtaaaggaaaattatttttatatttgattttactataaatttttaaaatataattaaaattaattagaaatgtatatattttaaaattatttaatctttatataattaaggaaattaagtgaaatgagtttgaaaaaacatataaaaataatttactaattttaaatttattttttatttcattctacttttcctctctattttctttcccacaaaatttaggggaatcaaacatagcctcaAGGAATACTTCATGTTTCAATATAATTTGTTATACAATACAAGATGAAAATCTCTTAAggaaactttttattaaaaaaaattaatatttttaacatagcAATGAATGTAAATTAGTTTTCAAGCCTTTCAAACATTTTCTCAATGTTTACAACAAAGTACACgcaattccttcaaatttttggaTGGTCTTGTTGAACCCTACAACCAAACACCCCAACTGAGAAAACTGCAAATTCTCCTTTGGATGAAATGGATGTACAATTGTACAATTGTGACAACTCACTAAGCATGTGTCTCAAATCTTATAGATGATGCAATTAAAGAATTGGGCCATATACTATTGCCAAAATGTCCCACAAGATCTtcaatgtgaaaaattattgtcgattttcttctaataatatattaatatttttataaattttaaaaaataaattaaaatgacgATCATAATATTTGGTATCATTGACAAAGTAgacttcaaaaaaatatatgggaagaagaaaattttgt is part of the Vitis riparia cultivar Riparia Gloire de Montpellier isolate 1030 chromosome 17, EGFV_Vit.rip_1.0, whole genome shotgun sequence genome and harbors:
- the LOC117904193 gene encoding LOW QUALITY PROTEIN: golgin candidate 2-like (The sequence of the model RefSeq protein was modified relative to this genomic sequence to represent the inferred CDS: inserted 1 base in 1 codon; deleted 1 base in 1 codon); this translates as MAGWISSKLKVAETLLQQIDQQAAESLGKNERPQSDELDEKIPAKSGGVLPLKDQLKKKTQESYDFQGKLHSDPNVNVLNSQDRDKEVTSPSKPFSSPRSNLTDSDWTELLSTPXQETPFGANRTNGTSGIRGLRKDGRRQASSGLNLSGLEAKRNYRSNNSASKPQRRSDVGPGNRENAGGLDRKLSDEKELGRSDSVDRTSRAELRNDGKYVEAQESELVMAVRDDANPERSVEDGRRIISKGHSVDKNHPLETKLVAERGDRIPDMNKSVSLELKGTTSVSDERSDSDTDSASSSDSESERIREERKRRRKQILAEKQAAKAVAAIKERENMVARLEGEKESLEKILEEREKQQAQEASELQTTMMETMEAVELEKQKHNNTRMEALARLAKLETVNAELARSLATAQWNLEVEVNRVAEIRQQIELKEVALEEQRRISNAHQMGTSLSHLVAAKGVEFEKEILEAEYSFITDKIGRLQDKAKKLEANIEMTRKEMESPTVVEVELKRRLGQLTDHLIQKQAQVEALSSEKAMLLFRIEAVSRLLEENKLLLSSRDDLESGSWDISDSKLKPLLEDRIRSGGQHFWSLMRQLDTIFSAGAVFLRRNSTAKWWALFYLVSLHLWVIYILTSHSETTVETRSGAVMSLGNINNTGGV